In a single window of the Pyrococcus sp. NA2 genome:
- a CDS encoding 30S ribosomal protein S8, whose amino-acid sequence MTLLDPLANALSHITNSERVGKREIYIKPASKLIGEVLRVMQKYGYIGEFEFIDDGRAGVYRVQLLGRINKAGAIKPRFPVKADEYEKWEKRFLPAFDFGILIVSTSQGVMSHKEAREKGIGGRLIAYVY is encoded by the coding sequence ATGACGCTACTCGATCCACTTGCAAATGCCTTATCACACATAACGAACAGTGAGAGGGTTGGAAAGAGGGAGATATACATTAAGCCAGCGTCAAAGCTAATAGGTGAGGTACTCAGAGTGATGCAGAAATACGGATACATCGGAGAGTTTGAGTTCATAGACGATGGAAGGGCTGGAGTTTACAGAGTTCAGCTATTGGGAAGAATAAACAAGGCCGGCGCAATAAAGCCAAGATTTCCAGTAAAGGCTGACGAATACGAGAAGTGGGAGAAGAGGTTCTTGCCTGCCTTCGACTTTGGAATCTTAATAGTCTCCACGTCCCAGGGAGTTATGAGTCATAAGGAAGCTAGAGAGAAGGGAATTGGAGGGAGATTGATAGCTTACGTCTACTGA
- a CDS encoding 50S ribosomal protein L6 produces MPVDAWIREEIEIPEGVEVTVQDYTVKVKGPKGELERKFFWPGVKIFTEDGKVVIYKDFPRRKDVAIVRTFKAHINNMIKGVTEGFTYKLKVVYSHFPITVKVQGDEVIIENFLGEKAPRKAKILPGVTVKVKGQEIIVEGIDKEAVGQTAANIEQATRITKWDRRVFQDGIYIVEKAGKPITF; encoded by the coding sequence ATGCCAGTGGATGCATGGATTAGAGAGGAGATTGAGATTCCAGAGGGTGTTGAGGTTACAGTCCAAGATTATACCGTTAAGGTTAAGGGCCCAAAGGGCGAGCTAGAGAGGAAGTTCTTCTGGCCAGGAGTTAAGATATTCACGGAGGATGGAAAAGTAGTAATATACAAGGACTTTCCAAGGAGGAAGGACGTGGCAATAGTTAGGACGTTCAAGGCTCACATAAACAACATGATCAAGGGAGTTACTGAGGGTTTCACTTACAAGCTTAAAGTTGTTTACAGCCACTTCCCAATAACGGTTAAGGTTCAGGGAGATGAGGTTATAATAGAGAACTTCTTAGGTGAGAAAGCTCCAAGAAAGGCCAAAATACTTCCTGGAGTCACAGTCAAGGTTAAGGGCCAGGAGATAATAGTTGAGGGAATAGACAAGGAGGCCGTTGGACAAACTGCAGCAAACATCGAGCAGGCAACGAGAATAACGAAGTGGGATAGGAGAGTATTCCAGGACGGTATTTACATAGTTGAGAAGGCTGGAAAGCCCATAACGTTCTGA
- a CDS encoding 50S ribosomal protein L19e → MNTLKMQRRIAAELLKCGENRIWIDPERVDEVASAITREDIRRLIKEGVIKKKPIKGQSRYRARIRHEQKKKGRHRGPGSRKGKKTARMGKKELWIKTIRALRKELRKLKEQKKIDRKTYRMLYIRAKGGQFKNKHQLYLFLEEHGLLKK, encoded by the coding sequence ATGAACACGCTTAAAATGCAGAGGAGAATTGCCGCTGAACTGTTAAAGTGTGGTGAGAATAGGATTTGGATTGACCCTGAGAGGGTTGATGAGGTAGCATCCGCGATCACAAGAGAAGATATTAGAAGGCTCATCAAGGAAGGCGTCATTAAAAAGAAGCCAATAAAGGGACAGAGTAGGTATAGAGCGAGGATTAGGCATGAACAGAAGAAGAAAGGTAGACACAGGGGTCCTGGAAGCAGAAAGGGTAAGAAGACAGCTAGGATGGGTAAGAAGGAGCTTTGGATAAAGACGATAAGAGCTCTCAGGAAGGAGTTGAGAAAGTTGAAGGAGCAGAAGAAGATTGACAGGAAGACCTACAGAATGCTCTACATAAGGGCTAAAGGTGGACAGTTCAAGAACAAGCACCAGCTTTATCTGTTCCTTGAAGAGCACGGTTTATTAAAGAAGTGA
- a CDS encoding 30S ribosomal protein S14 translates to MAKADYNKRKPRKFGKGARRCIRCGQYGPIIRIHGLMLCRHCFREVAPKLGFRKYE, encoded by the coding sequence ATGGCTAAGGCTGATTATAATAAGAGGAAGCCAAGGAAATTTGGGAAGGGAGCGAGGAGATGTATTAGGTGTGGTCAATATGGTCCTATCATCAGAATTCATGGCTTAATGCTCTGTAGGCACTGCTTTAGAGAGGTAGCTCCAAAATTGGGCTTCAGGAAGTATGAGTGA
- a CDS encoding 50S ribosomal protein L32e, with protein MDEREFRRLLRVRAKLKRKKPRFLRQEWWRYPKFKNDPKWRRPKGIDSKMRLKLKGKPRSPSIGWSSPRLVRGLHPSGYEEVLIHNVKELEKLDPKRQAARIAHTVGKKKRIEILKRAEELGIKVLNPRL; from the coding sequence ATGGACGAGAGGGAATTTAGGAGGCTCCTTAGGGTTAGGGCGAAGCTGAAAAGAAAGAAGCCAAGATTCCTTAGGCAGGAGTGGTGGAGGTATCCAAAGTTCAAGAACGATCCAAAGTGGAGGAGACCAAAGGGTATAGACAGCAAGATGAGGCTTAAGCTAAAGGGCAAACCAAGGTCACCGAGCATTGGTTGGAGCTCTCCAAGGCTTGTTAGAGGCCTCCATCCAAGTGGTTATGAGGAAGTCCTCATCCACAACGTCAAGGAATTAGAGAAACTTGATCCAAAGAGACAGGCAGCTAGAATAGCCCACACTGTTGGTAAGAAGAAGAGGATTGAGATACTTAAGAGGGCCGAGGAGCTGGGCATTAAGGTTCTGAATCCAAGATTGTGA